From a region of the Sulfolobales archaeon genome:
- the hutU gene encoding urocanate hydratase, protein EDIVNTLLTMRSDDTLVIQSGKPVAVFTTHRLAPRIVMANALLVPKWADWDYFLELERRGLTMYGQMTAGCWAYIGTQGILQGTYETFAYVAEKHFGGSLQGRIVLTAGLGEMGGAQPLAVKMNGGVAIVVEVDKRMIERRMRFGYLDTWTDSIDKAIDMAERYAERGEGYSIGLLGNAADIYPEMLRRGVRISVVTDQTPAHDPLSYIPSGLALEEAQELRSRDPERYRRMSLESMRKQVEAMVGFMRRGAVVFEYGNNIRRMAYEAGYKEAFSFPGFVQAYIRPMFEEGRGPFRWASLTGDPKDIEILDDEVIEMFKHNRRLVRWVENARRYVKFQGLPSRVVWLGYGERSAFGLRINELVRRGVIGPIWIGRDHLDTGSVASPYRETEGMLDGSDAIADWPILNALLNTAAGATWVCVHHGGGVGIGYSIHAGLGLVLDGSRESDLRAERVLTVDPGIGVVRHADAGYETSKRIIREKGIWAPSLK, encoded by the coding sequence GAGGATATAGTTAACACGCTTCTAACAATGAGAAGCGATGACACACTTGTGATCCAGAGTGGCAAGCCTGTTGCTGTCTTCACAACACATAGGCTCGCCCCGAGAATCGTTATGGCCAATGCCCTTCTAGTCCCCAAATGGGCTGACTGGGATTACTTCCTAGAGCTCGAGAGGAGGGGCCTCACGATGTATGGCCAGATGACCGCTGGGTGCTGGGCATATATAGGGACGCAAGGGATTCTCCAGGGTACTTATGAGACATTTGCATATGTTGCTGAGAAACACTTCGGAGGATCTCTCCAGGGGAGGATAGTCCTCACAGCAGGGCTTGGGGAGATGGGTGGTGCGCAACCACTAGCTGTTAAGATGAACGGCGGTGTTGCAATTGTTGTTGAGGTTGATAAGAGGATGATTGAGAGGAGGATGAGATTTGGATACCTCGATACATGGACTGATAGCATTGATAAGGCTATAGATATGGCGGAGAGATATGCTGAGAGGGGTGAGGGATATTCTATAGGGCTTCTAGGCAACGCTGCAGATATATACCCCGAGATGCTTAGGAGAGGAGTTAGGATCTCAGTTGTAACGGATCAGACGCCCGCCCATGACCCTCTCAGCTATATCCCGTCAGGGTTGGCACTTGAAGAGGCTCAGGAGCTTAGATCCAGGGATCCCGAGAGGTATAGGAGGATGAGCCTGGAGAGTATGAGGAAGCAGGTGGAGGCTATGGTGGGCTTTATGAGGAGGGGGGCTGTTGTCTTTGAATATGGTAATAATATAAGGAGGATGGCTTATGAGGCAGGCTATAAAGAGGCATTCTCATTCCCAGGCTTTGTACAGGCATATATAAGACCTATGTTCGAGGAAGGGAGAGGACCATTTAGATGGGCATCCCTCACAGGAGATCCTAAAGATATAGAGATCCTCGATGATGAGGTTATAGAGATGTTTAAACATAATAGAAGACTTGTGAGGTGGGTTGAGAATGCGAGGAGATATGTGAAGTTCCAGGGACTCCCATCTAGGGTTGTCTGGCTAGGATATGGAGAGAGATCCGCTTTTGGTCTGAGGATAAATGAACTGGTTAGAAGAGGTGTGATAGGCCCTATATGGATTGGCAGAGATCATCTAGATACAGGGTCTGTGGCATCTCCATATAGAGAGACGGAGGGCATGCTAGACGGATCAGACGCTATAGCTGATTGGCCCATACTAAATGCCCTTCTAAACACAGCTGCTGGTGCAACATGGGTTTGTGTACACCATGGCGGTGGAGTTGGGATAGGCTATAGCATCCATGCAGGTTTAGGGCTGGTTCTCGATGGCTCGAGGGAAAGCGATCTAAGGGCTGAGAGGGTATTAACAGTAGATCCTGGGATAGGGGTTGTGAGACATGCTGACGCTGGCTATGAGACTTCTAAGAGAATTATAAGGGAGAAGGGTATATGGGCTCCATCCCTTAAATAG
- a CDS encoding DEAD/DEAH box helicase has product MEEGRRPTFYVRKWLDEEEFRELLEVADYLGRTPSSGSLFALNPSKIAEKGYDEEYVGELIRRVSPGVSEKELEDIKRFIRDVLSKQSVRVVLRGQGSSLVIEPRGYLGDVIEGIRPLLRYDRSRKIFTSYPAYYQRIKEYLISKGVYVEDQTGFAVDKYLPIKPTLSIKLRDYQEEAVSTWVSNSYRGIVSLPTGSGKTVVGIAAVVRKPVWTLVVAFTREQMRQWRDHFIKGCSISPGIIGLFYSDEKRIAPITISTYQTAFRHIEKLSQYFQLLIVDEVHHLPADKFRAIALGMFSPYRLGLSATVTREDGRHEELFPLMGGVIYHKSPQELVEAGYLSPYRIETIKVDLTPDERKKFEELRKKYRELSRGMEFEELVRAAKNGDELAAEALKVRSELRQLIHNARRKIEKVKEIVLRELQKGSKILVFTQYIDQAEELGKVLGAPVVTGETDKKVRDRNFQLFREGLERVLVLTTVGDEGIDIPDANVGIIVAGTGSKRQFIQRLGRLLRPKEGKQAVLYEIVARGTPEELESRRRKEGLEELL; this is encoded by the coding sequence TTGGAAGAGGGTAGAAGACCTACATTCTATGTTAGAAAGTGGCTTGATGAAGAGGAGTTTAGGGAGTTATTGGAGGTTGCAGACTACCTAGGCAGAACCCCGTCCAGCGGTTCTCTCTTCGCCCTAAACCCATCGAAGATCGCTGAGAAGGGGTATGATGAGGAGTATGTTGGTGAGCTTATTAGAAGGGTTAGCCCTGGGGTGTCTGAGAAGGAGCTTGAGGATATAAAGAGGTTTATAAGGGATGTGCTTTCCAAGCAGTCTGTTAGGGTTGTTTTGAGGGGTCAGGGGTCGAGTCTTGTTATAGAGCCTAGGGGCTATCTAGGGGATGTTATAGAGGGTATAAGGCCTCTTCTGAGATATGATAGGTCTAGGAAGATATTCACATCATATCCAGCTTATTACCAGAGGATCAAGGAGTACTTGATATCCAAAGGAGTCTATGTTGAGGATCAGACGGGGTTTGCTGTAGATAAATATCTACCTATAAAGCCAACCCTATCTATAAAGCTCAGGGACTATCAAGAGGAGGCGGTGTCTACATGGGTATCGAATAGCTATAGAGGCATAGTATCGCTCCCCACAGGCTCTGGAAAAACCGTTGTTGGTATCGCGGCTGTTGTTAGAAAGCCTGTATGGACCCTTGTGGTAGCATTTACTAGGGAGCAGATGAGGCAGTGGAGAGATCATTTTATAAAGGGTTGCTCGATATCCCCTGGGATTATAGGGCTTTTCTACTCTGATGAGAAGAGGATAGCCCCAATAACAATATCTACATATCAAACTGCATTTAGACATATTGAGAAGCTATCCCAGTACTTCCAGCTCTTGATAGTGGATGAGGTTCACCACCTGCCAGCTGATAAGTTCAGGGCAATAGCTCTGGGTATGTTCTCGCCATATAGGCTTGGGCTCTCAGCAACTGTTACGAGGGAGGATGGGAGGCATGAGGAGCTCTTCCCACTCATGGGCGGTGTTATATATCATAAATCCCCTCAGGAGCTTGTTGAGGCGGGCTATCTATCTCCCTATAGGATAGAAACCATAAAAGTAGATCTAACTCCTGATGAGAGGAAGAAGTTTGAGGAGCTGAGGAAGAAGTATAGAGAGCTTTCAAGGGGTATGGAGTTTGAGGAGCTTGTTAGAGCTGCGAAAAACGGTGATGAGCTAGCTGCCGAGGCCCTGAAGGTTAGGAGCGAGCTTAGACAGCTGATCCATAATGCGAGGAGGAAGATTGAGAAGGTGAAGGAGATAGTGTTGAGGGAGCTCCAGAAGGGCTCTAAGATCCTTGTTTTCACCCAGTATATAGATCAGGCTGAGGAGCTTGGAAAGGTGTTAGGAGCACCCGTGGTAACGGGGGAGACTGATAAGAAGGTGAGGGATAGGAACTTCCAGCTCTTCAGAGAAGGCTTGGAGAGGGTTTTGGTGCTAACGACTGTGGGTGATGAGGGGATAGATATTCCAGATGCGAATGTCGGGATCATAGTTGCTGGCACAGGCTCGAAGAGACAGTTTATACAGAGGCTTGGGAGGCTTCTAAGGCCTAAGGAGGGTAAGCAGGCAGTGCTATACGAGATCGTTGCTAGAGGGACCCCCGAGGAGCTCGAGTCTAGGAGGAGGAAGGAGGGGTTGGAGGAGCTGCTCTAA
- a CDS encoding CDC48 family AAA ATPase encodes MSGVETPSGPGSPGPGGSSGEGQGQGPGVRRRKEVYLRVAELKVKDNSKIKVKIDISVMKELGINPGDVVEIEGRKKTAAIAWPSYGEDEPDVIRMDAIVRKNAGISIGDKVIVRKASPKNAQMVRIGPAQSNVTFTSIEPSFVSYVKKRLEEMPLVEGDIVYVPLLGQPMPFVVVQTRPSGVVIVTKDTQLYILDKPVSNIKVSRVTYDDIGGLGHIIEKVRELIELPLKHPEIFRRLGIEPPKGILLYGPPGVGKTLLAKAIANEANAHFIAINGPEIMSKFYGESEQRLREIFEEAQKNAPAIIFIDEIDAIAPKRDEVMGEVERRVVAQLLTLMDGLKGRGDVIVIGATNRPHAIDPALRRPGRFDREIEIPLPDKQGRLEILMIHTRNMPLAEDVDLKKIAEITHGYTGADLAALVKEAALRALRRYLPKIDWQSDTIDPEILESMYVTQQDFLEAFKEIIPSGFREVYVEIPEVRWSDIGGLEEVKQELREAVEWPLKYPDAFRRLGIEPPKGILLYGPPGVGKTLLAKAVATESGANFISVRGPEILSKWVGESERAIREIFRKARIYAPTVILFDEIDSIVPHRGSVDEGTHVTERIVSQLLTEIDGIEKLNNVVVIGATNRPDLIDPALLRPGRLDKVIYVPPPDMKARLEILKVHTRKMPLAEDVDLEYIARATEGYVGADLAALVREAALFALREDLSASRVHMRHFLQALAKVRPSLSEEMIRFYESWRDRFKQRLPKQVMTPPIYA; translated from the coding sequence ATGAGTGGTGTTGAGACCCCCTCCGGACCTGGTTCCCCAGGTCCTGGGGGTAGCTCTGGTGAGGGGCAGGGCCAGGGGCCTGGTGTTAGGAGGAGGAAGGAGGTATATCTAAGGGTTGCTGAGCTTAAGGTGAAGGATAATAGTAAGATCAAGGTTAAGATCGATATAAGTGTGATGAAAGAGCTCGGGATCAACCCTGGGGATGTGGTTGAGATAGAGGGTAGGAAGAAAACAGCTGCAATAGCATGGCCTAGCTATGGTGAGGATGAGCCTGATGTGATTAGGATGGATGCTATTGTGAGGAAGAACGCCGGGATCTCAATAGGGGATAAGGTTATAGTTAGAAAAGCCTCTCCCAAGAATGCCCAGATGGTCAGGATAGGCCCTGCCCAGAGTAATGTTACTTTCACAAGCATTGAGCCGAGCTTTGTGAGCTATGTTAAGAAGAGGCTTGAGGAGATGCCATTAGTGGAGGGGGATATAGTGTATGTGCCCCTCCTAGGCCAGCCCATGCCATTTGTGGTTGTCCAGACAAGACCCTCAGGTGTTGTGATTGTTACAAAGGATACACAGCTATATATACTGGATAAGCCTGTAAGCAATATAAAGGTTTCGAGGGTAACGTATGACGATATAGGGGGTCTAGGACATATAATTGAGAAGGTTAGGGAGCTCATAGAGCTTCCACTAAAGCACCCAGAGATCTTTAGGAGGCTTGGTATAGAGCCTCCTAAGGGTATACTTCTCTACGGCCCACCAGGTGTTGGTAAAACATTATTAGCAAAGGCTATAGCTAATGAGGCTAACGCCCACTTCATAGCTATCAATGGTCCTGAGATTATGAGTAAGTTCTATGGTGAGAGTGAGCAGAGGCTTAGAGAGATCTTTGAGGAGGCTCAGAAGAACGCTCCCGCAATAATATTTATAGATGAGATAGACGCTATAGCGCCAAAGAGAGATGAGGTTATGGGTGAGGTTGAGAGGAGGGTTGTTGCACAGCTCCTAACACTTATGGATGGGCTGAAGGGGAGAGGTGATGTGATAGTTATAGGCGCTACTAACAGGCCACACGCTATAGATCCGGCTCTTAGGAGGCCTGGGAGGTTTGATAGGGAGATAGAGATACCTCTTCCAGATAAGCAGGGGAGGCTAGAGATACTTATGATCCATACTAGGAACATGCCTCTAGCAGAGGATGTGGATCTCAAGAAGATAGCTGAGATAACCCATGGCTATACAGGTGCTGATCTAGCAGCTCTGGTTAAGGAGGCAGCTCTACGGGCTCTAAGAAGATATCTCCCCAAGATCGATTGGCAGAGCGATACCATAGACCCAGAGATCCTGGAGTCTATGTATGTAACACAGCAGGACTTCCTAGAGGCTTTTAAAGAGATAATACCAAGCGGCTTCAGAGAAGTCTATGTCGAGATCCCGGAGGTTAGGTGGAGCGATATAGGGGGTCTTGAGGAGGTTAAGCAGGAGCTTAGAGAAGCCGTTGAGTGGCCCCTTAAATACCCTGATGCCTTTAGGAGGCTTGGTATAGAGCCTCCTAAGGGTATACTTCTCTACGGCCCACCAGGTGTTGGTAAAACACTATTAGCAAAGGCTGTTGCTACCGAGAGCGGTGCTAACTTCATATCTGTAAGGGGTCCTGAGATCCTGAGTAAATGGGTTGGTGAGAGTGAGAGGGCTATTAGGGAGATATTTAGGAAGGCAAGGATATACGCGCCAACGGTAATACTATTCGACGAGATAGACTCGATAGTACCCCATAGAGGCTCTGTTGATGAGGGTACCCATGTTACTGAGAGGATAGTTAGCCAGCTATTAACAGAGATAGATGGGATTGAGAAGCTCAATAACGTAGTGGTTATAGGTGCTACCAACAGACCGGATCTTATAGATCCCGCTCTTCTAAGGCCTGGGAGGCTTGATAAGGTGATCTATGTTCCTCCACCTGATATGAAGGCTAGGCTAGAGATTCTGAAGGTACATACTAGGAAAATGCCTCTAGCAGAGGATGTGGATCTAGAGTATATAGCGAGGGCTACAGAGGGCTATGTGGGAGCGGATCTCGCAGCCCTTGTTAGAGAGGCAGCATTATTCGCGCTCAGAGAGGATCTATCTGCTTCGAGGGTCCATATGAGGCACTTCCTACAGGCGCTGGCTAAGGTGAGACCCTCGCTATCGGAGGAGATGATCCGGTTCTACGAGAGCTGGAGGGATAGGTTCAAGCAGAGGCTACCAAAGCAGGTTATGACCCCGCCCATATATGCCTAG
- a CDS encoding M14 family metallopeptidase → MRSLVTRPEEFFGFKIGEDRKLARWDRIVEYFFKVASESDRVKVVELGKTPGGNSFIVAYISSPENLRNLERIREISCLLANPEKPLDKGELERLVSEGKAVVVITNSIHATEVGGTQMSIELLYTLASSNDPEIMRILDNVVTILFPSFNPDGQVMVVDYYNKYLGTEYEGTPLPWLYHSYCGHDNNRDAYMLNLVESRYFAKIAYHDWCPQVYIDHHQMGSYGARFFISPEMDPIYPDVDPITWREAQFLGTYAATRLEMEGIRGVETGAPFTPDFVSAFQTIAYFMNIVGILTESASVKIASPIYIHPHQLRGYGRGRLADRPYMNYPNPWPGGWWRLSDIIRQQLISTIAILSAVASNKEMFLRNSYLKALRNIERGSREPPYAFIIPPDGHDPLTTLKLIDLLLKLGIKVYRAREPLKIGSTIYPEGSFVVPLSQPRRPLAKRLLERYLYPDIDVTRDKEGKPIRPYDIATDTVADFMGVDVYEVNTPFKADLEAISSPPIPSVYIERSRGYLIDPRLNDSYRLVNKLLTSGVRVWRFRVEIDLRGVSLPPGAFYVEDSDRAFDILKQVSAELGVQPIGVSEDLLSIYGDHYEVRHLRIGIYQRYYGGNMEEGWTRYIFDTYGFPYRVIRDAEIRSGKLGELVDIIVFPDDALPMMTGENIEEEMSKRLKRPFKLPPYPPEYRSGFGKEGIQRLREFAESGGSILMMGGASELAYKGLGLAIRDLTEEITDTRQFFCPGSMLKALVDNTHPLGYGMPRVAYIMLVDRPVLEIIPTHNNEDYVAVVTYPERDILRSGWLIGENILSRKPALIEARLGRGRAIIYGFRPIFRAQTHGTFKLFFNALYTR, encoded by the coding sequence GTGAGATCCCTGGTAACCAGGCCAGAGGAGTTCTTCGGCTTCAAGATTGGGGAGGATAGGAAGCTAGCTAGATGGGATAGGATTGTTGAGTACTTCTTCAAAGTCGCCTCCGAGAGTGATAGGGTTAAGGTTGTTGAGCTGGGCAAAACACCTGGGGGCAATAGCTTTATCGTGGCATATATATCCTCGCCAGAGAATCTCAGGAACCTAGAGAGGATCAGGGAGATCTCATGTCTACTAGCAAACCCCGAGAAACCCCTTGATAAGGGGGAGCTTGAGAGGCTTGTTAGCGAGGGTAAAGCTGTTGTTGTGATCACCAATAGTATACATGCAACCGAGGTTGGAGGGACTCAGATGAGTATAGAGCTTCTCTATACCCTCGCATCCTCGAACGACCCGGAGATCATGAGGATCTTGGATAACGTGGTAACCATATTATTCCCATCCTTCAACCCAGATGGGCAGGTGATGGTTGTTGACTACTATAACAAGTACCTCGGCACAGAGTATGAGGGGACACCTCTACCCTGGCTATATCACAGCTACTGTGGGCATGATAATAATAGGGATGCATATATGTTAAACCTGGTTGAGAGCAGGTATTTCGCTAAGATAGCTTATCATGATTGGTGCCCACAGGTATATATAGATCATCATCAGATGGGGAGCTATGGAGCAAGGTTCTTCATATCCCCTGAGATGGATCCCATATACCCCGATGTAGATCCTATAACCTGGAGGGAGGCGCAGTTCCTAGGGACATATGCGGCAACCAGGCTTGAGATGGAGGGTATTAGAGGTGTTGAGACAGGGGCTCCATTCACGCCTGATTTTGTCTCTGCATTCCAGACTATAGCCTATTTCATGAACATAGTTGGTATTCTAACAGAATCAGCATCTGTTAAGATCGCATCTCCAATATATATCCACCCACACCAGCTGAGGGGATATGGGAGGGGTAGGCTAGCTGATAGGCCTTATATGAACTATCCAAATCCATGGCCAGGTGGTTGGTGGAGGCTAAGCGATATTATTAGGCAGCAGCTGATCTCAACGATAGCGATACTAAGCGCTGTTGCCTCTAACAAGGAGATGTTTCTCAGAAACTCCTATCTAAAGGCTCTGAGGAATATTGAGAGGGGCTCTAGAGAGCCTCCCTATGCCTTTATAATTCCCCCAGATGGTCATGATCCCCTTACAACGCTTAAGCTAATAGATCTGCTTCTAAAGCTTGGGATAAAGGTGTACAGAGCTAGGGAGCCTTTGAAGATCGGATCTACGATCTATCCTGAGGGGAGCTTCGTAGTCCCATTATCACAGCCTAGAAGACCCCTCGCCAAGAGGCTTCTAGAGAGATATCTATACCCAGATATAGATGTTACGAGGGATAAGGAGGGGAAGCCTATAAGGCCCTACGACATAGCCACAGATACTGTTGCAGATTTCATGGGTGTTGATGTATATGAGGTTAACACACCATTTAAAGCGGATCTAGAGGCCATATCATCCCCACCAATCCCTAGTGTTTATATCGAGAGGTCTAGGGGGTATCTGATAGATCCGAGGCTAAACGATTCATATAGGCTTGTGAATAAGCTCCTCACAAGCGGTGTGAGGGTATGGAGATTCAGAGTTGAAATAGATCTCAGGGGTGTTAGCCTCCCACCCGGTGCATTCTATGTTGAGGATAGCGATAGGGCGTTCGATATTCTAAAGCAGGTATCCGCCGAGCTAGGTGTTCAGCCTATAGGTGTTTCAGAAGATCTGCTATCGATCTATGGAGATCACTATGAGGTCAGACACCTCAGAATAGGGATCTATCAGAGGTATTACGGGGGCAACATGGAGGAGGGCTGGACTAGATATATCTTCGACACCTATGGCTTCCCATATAGGGTTATAAGGGATGCAGAGATAAGGAGTGGGAAGCTGGGGGAGCTGGTAGACATCATAGTATTCCCAGACGATGCCCTACCAATGATGACTGGTGAGAATATTGAGGAGGAGATGAGTAAGAGGCTTAAAAGGCCATTCAAGCTCCCACCATATCCGCCGGAGTATAGAAGTGGATTTGGTAAGGAGGGGATACAGAGGCTTAGAGAGTTTGCAGAGAGCGGAGGCTCGATCCTCATGATGGGAGGTGCTTCGGAGCTAGCCTATAAAGGTCTTGGACTTGCTATAAGGGATCTCACGGAGGAGATCACAGATACCAGGCAGTTCTTCTGCCCAGGATCTATGCTTAAAGCCTTGGTAGATAATACACACCCCCTTGGATATGGCATGCCAAGGGTTGCATATATAATGCTGGTGGATAGACCTGTTCTAGAGATAATCCCAACCCATAATAACGAGGACTATGTCGCTGTGGTCACATATCCGGAGAGGGATATTCTTAGGAGTGGCTGGCTAATAGGTGAGAATATATTGAGCAGGAAGCCAGCCCTTATAGAGGCTAGGCTTGGTAGGGGGAGGGCTATTATATATGGATTCAGACCGATCTTCAGAGCCCAGACACATGGAACCTTCAAGCTATTCTTCAACGCCCTCTATACGAGATAG
- a CDS encoding ORC1-type DNA replication protein: protein MFKKKEALYPEYIPPSLPHRERQLRRLAEIFRILVSSPGEASVKAVVVGGVGTGKTVTTRLFGMELRSIARRRGIDLRYVHINCHRDRSLYEVVSEMARQADVPISHRGFSPHEIFSYMHQYIDRQRAYLLVTLDEFDYFVDVAGSDAVYFLMRIYDEHPEMHKRISYILVMRSLSNLSKIDSATYSYVTRYVVEFEPYRSGELRDILRQRRDEAFHPGTVGDDVIGYIADLEGIDRGGSGNARAAIETLLLAGEAADSEGSQVVSIEHVRRARGLVAPDIVTISDALQYLSLHELLALKALIRGLRKAQTPYITMGAMEREYRDVCGIYGEQPRRHTQFYEYVINMRRMGIIEARPSGKGMRGRTTLVGIGGAPLDPLEKRVDELIRVRMNGRRT from the coding sequence GTGTTTAAGAAGAAGGAGGCTCTATATCCAGAGTATATACCGCCTAGCCTGCCCCATAGGGAGAGGCAGCTTAGAAGGCTTGCAGAGATCTTTAGAATCCTTGTTTCCAGTCCTGGCGAGGCGAGTGTTAAGGCCGTTGTTGTTGGGGGTGTTGGTACTGGTAAGACTGTTACTACGAGGCTCTTTGGTATGGAGCTTAGATCTATTGCTAGGAGGAGGGGTATAGATCTTAGGTATGTCCATATAAACTGCCATAGGGATAGAAGCCTATACGAGGTTGTATCTGAGATGGCTAGGCAGGCTGATGTCCCTATATCCCATAGGGGTTTCTCACCACATGAGATCTTTAGCTATATGCATCAATATATAGATAGGCAGAGGGCATATCTACTAGTAACCCTTGACGAGTTCGACTACTTCGTAGATGTTGCTGGGAGCGATGCTGTCTACTTCCTAATGAGGATCTATGATGAGCATCCAGAGATGCATAAGAGGATAAGCTATATACTGGTTATGAGGAGTCTTTCAAACCTATCTAAGATAGATTCTGCGACATATAGCTATGTAACTAGATATGTTGTTGAGTTCGAGCCATATAGATCTGGTGAGCTGAGGGATATTCTGAGGCAGAGGAGGGATGAGGCATTCCACCCAGGAACTGTTGGGGATGATGTTATAGGCTATATAGCTGATCTCGAGGGCATAGATAGAGGGGGTTCTGGAAATGCTAGAGCAGCTATAGAGACCCTCCTTCTAGCTGGTGAGGCAGCTGATTCAGAGGGTTCCCAGGTAGTGTCTATAGAGCATGTTAGAAGGGCTAGGGGTCTTGTAGCCCCTGACATTGTCACGATCTCGGATGCTCTTCAATATCTAAGCCTCCACGAGCTCCTAGCCCTGAAAGCCCTTATAAGGGGTCTTAGGAAGGCTCAGACGCCATATATAACCATGGGTGCTATGGAGAGGGAGTATAGAGATGTATGTGGGATCTATGGTGAGCAGCCTAGGAGACATACACAGTTCTACGAATATGTTATAAATATGAGGAGAATGGGCATTATAGAGGCGAGGCCTAGTGGGAAGGGTATGAGGGGTAGAACAACCCTCGTAGGTATTGGAGGAGCACCTCTAGATCCTCTGGAGAAGAGGGTGGACGAGCTTATAAGGGTTAGGATGAATGGTAGGAGGACTTGA
- a CDS encoding winged helix-turn-helix domain-containing protein, with product MVGGLDIESLLGSRARIRILRYLLEVGEANITRISREARVHQAVARKYLEDLARMGLVEEVRLGRMRIYRVVWSDTRIRILKSLITQG from the coding sequence ATGGTAGGAGGACTTGACATAGAGAGCCTCCTAGGGAGCAGGGCGAGGATAAGGATTCTTAGATACCTGCTAGAGGTTGGAGAGGCAAATATAACCAGGATCTCTAGAGAGGCAAGGGTTCACCAGGCTGTTGCGAGGAAATACCTAGAAGATCTAGCTAGGATGGGGCTTGTGGAAGAGGTTAGACTGGGGAGGATGAGGATCTACAGGGTTGTGTGGAGCGATACAAGGATAAGAATATTGAAGAGCCTAATAACCCAGGGGTGA
- the moaC gene encoding cyclic pyranopterin monophosphate synthase MoaC has translation MIDITHKQDTYREAEAIGRIRLRRETIERIKRGEIRKGDVITTAKIAGILAAKKTPELIPLTHPIPITNTEIEIEIGEETIEARARVKTTYKTGVEIEAITAVATTLITIWDMVKEYEKDQQGQYPETAIEEIRVIKKTKI, from the coding sequence ATGATAGATATAACACATAAGCAGGACACATATAGAGAGGCAGAGGCGATAGGGAGGATCAGGCTTAGAAGAGAAACAATAGAGAGGATAAAAAGAGGAGAGATAAGAAAGGGAGACGTAATAACAACAGCAAAGATAGCAGGAATACTAGCAGCGAAGAAAACACCAGAGCTAATACCACTAACACACCCAATACCAATAACAAACACAGAAATCGAGATAGAAATAGGAGAAGAAACAATAGAGGCGAGAGCAAGAGTTAAAACAACATATAAAACAGGGGTAGAGATAGAAGCAATAACAGCAGTAGCAACAACACTAATAACAATATGGGACATGGTAAAAGAATATGAGAAAGACCAACAAGGACAATACCCAGAAACAGCAATAGAGGAAATAAGGGTTATAAAGAAAACAAAAATATAA